The window GTGGGAGATCTGTGTGTAAGCCTTCCCGCAGTCGTGACACTCATAGGGCTTCTcgccagtatgaattctctgatgctgAATCAGTGACGAACTGTGGCTGAAGGCTTTGCCACACTCGGGGCActcataaggtttctctccagtgtgaactcGCTGGTGCTGCGTCAGCGACGAGCTGTGGCTGAAAGTCTTCCCACACTCATTACATTTGTAGGGTTTCTCTCCGGTGTGGATTGTCTGGTGCTGAGTCAGGGAGGAGGTGTGACAGAAAGCCTTGCCACATTCGTCGCATTTgtagggcttctctcctgtgtggaTTTTCTGGTGGCGGGTGAGGTGGGACACCTGGGAGTAGAACTTTCCACACTGGTGGCATTTATAGGGTTTCTCCCTCGTGTGGCATCGCTGGTGCTTGATGAGGGAGGAACTCTGggtgaaggctttcccacattgcTTGCATTTGTAGGGTTTTTCTCCAGTGTGGATCCTCTGGTGCTCAGTGAGTGATGAGCTCTGGGTAAAGGTCTTGCCACACTCGTTGCAGGCGTAGGGCTTCTCTCCCGTGTGGATGATGTGGTGCTGGATGAAATACGAGCTGTTGCTGAATGCCTTCCCACAATCATTACACTTgtagggcttctctccagtgtgaattctctggtgTATAATGTAGTCAGAATGGTAgatgaaggctttcccacattctgtGCAGTTGAATGATTTCTTCTCGACAAAGGTCCTTTGGCATTTGAGGCTCTTTCTTGACCCGGTCcacttctgaggcctctctccccCAAGCACTCTTTGCTTCCTGATGAAGGCTGAGGTCCTCTTGAAGCTTCTCCTAAGCTCGTTGCAGTCAAGGCCCCTCTTCTCATGGGTATCTTCCTTGGGAGTAGCGAACAACCACCTCAAACACCTCTCCTGCTTGCCCTGGTCTTCCAGCTGACAGCCACACGTCCAGGACTCCCCCAGCTTGGCATCTCCAAGCACTGCCCTTAAAATTCCCTCCATCtttgccactggggaagccacctCTTCAGAAATACTCTTTTTTGGAAGCATCTCCTGATTAGTTGCAGAGCTTGTCTCCAAgtctgaaagaaatggaaaatatcaaCTTCATCTGTCCCAGGACAAAAGAAGCTGATTATTTAGATATGGCATTGTAATCTAAAAAAGATTTCAAAGTTCATATTGCTAGTTCAAAAGGCATGAGGTAGACTCATGTTGTGACACAGAAGGATGGACTCAGTATAttctaaacacacaaaaaattgagTGGCAAAGCAGTTTATGTGCATAGTGGTTTCTTAGCCATAATGTGTAACACATTttcacaaatcaataagaaaaagataaatagtcTAATGAAATAGTGAAGCAGGAATGTGAACAGACATTCTGTAGAAGAAAAACAAGTGGCtgataaatatgtaaaaagatgctcaacattagtGGTAGTCTAAAAAGTCAAGTTACTCAGATGCCATTTGATACTTTTTAgattggaaaatattaaaaaatattcagtgttgGCAAACGAGGATGGTAGGAGCATTCTCATACCATTGCTGGAGGGCGTGTGCAGGGAGAGTTAACACAGAAGGTCCACTTTactcagtttttatttctctctgtaaCCATGGCAATGACACTTGGCTAAACTCTGAGCACTGAACTCCTGGGATGTTTACACAGCTACAGGTTAATTATCTTTTTCTGTGTGCCCGAAACCATGGGTCAAAATGTAGTAGGCTATCGGCACTGTTTACTGTAAGTGGAGGATTCATGACGTCCATCTGGTGCCTGGTTCGTGGTCCTCACCATGGCCGGTTATTAGCAGGTATATGctaatgttgggcttcccaggtggtgctagtggtaaagaacacacctcccaatgcaagaggtgtaagacacacaggtttgatacctgggctgggaagattccctggaggagggcacagcaacccactttagtattcttgcctggagaatcccatggacaggagactgccaggctacagtccatagggttgcaaagaatcagacgtggactgaagcaacttagcatgcacacatataggGTAGAGCATGTGttagagcatcttttcacgtgcttgtTGAACACTTGGGTGTCTTTGAAGAAAATGGCTATTGAGATCCTTGGCCcactttttttcttgtatttatttatttggctgcactgggtcttagctgaagcactcaggatctttaactgcagcatgcaaactcttagttgcaacatgtgagatctagttttcTGATCAAGGAGGGAAACTAGCCcatgcactgggagtgtggagtcttagccactggaccaccagggaagccaccccaTTTTTAACgagattgtctttttattattgagttgtatgaattatCCGTCCCTTGCCAGACATATAATTTACAAAATTTGTCTTGTgttctgtgggttgccttttctttgcAGTGTCTTTGAAGCAAAcagtttttaaattgtgatggtgtctgatttactttttctttcgTCACTTGTTCCtttgatgtcatatctaagaaaccattgcctaatccaaTGACATCAGGATTATTTTCAAAATCCCACATTGCAATTAGTCGTCATATCTCTGGGGGTGAACCCACTACCATCTACTCGTTTGGTGATTTTTCTGGAAGGATTTACATGACTCAACAAGTTGAATGCCCAGTTAAAGTTTCTACAGCAAAGTATATAACAAATATGTGTGTgggtaaagggcttcccaggtggtgctaggggtaaagaacctgcctggatTGCAAGAGACcttagagacatgggtttgacccctgggctgggaagatcccctggaggagggcatggcaatccatgccaatattcttgcctggagactcccatggacacaggagcccggtaggctacagtacatgggactgcaaagagtgggacatgactgaagcgacttagctagAGAGATCACATGCAGGCTTCTGAGTCATCCTCTCTGCAAGAGTCACGTGGATGTGCTTTTCTCTACTGATGTGAACTTCAAAGACACATGGAGATGTTCTCATCCATGGAAACCCACTTGAGTCTCAAGAGTCCAGAGTTCTCTAACTTAGTCCTCATAAAAAACGCAGTGAAGTGGGTACTATTAGTGTCCTACTTTACAGATAAGCACCCAGAACTTACGTCACTTGCCCACAGTCACATGGCCTGTCAGTGGCAGAGCTTGGATTCGAACTCAGAGTCTGGCTCCAGGGCCCACACTCACTGCCGCGTGAACCAGTGCAGTAATAGCTCAAGCAAGTAGCTGTGAAAGCATCAAGAAGGGGCAGGTCACTCAGCCTGGAAGTCAGGGGGGGCCTCCTGGAAGAGGTGACCTGTATCCTTGAGGAACATGAAGGCGTTTGCCAGGCAGACAAAGCAGGGAagggtgttccaggcagagggaacaacatGTGCGAAGACCCAGAGTGGGAACACATGTTCAAGTTGAGGGCAGGACAGGGGCTTTGGTGAGTGAGGTTAGGTCATAGCGTATCACCACAGGTGGATGGTGATGAGACATGAGGCCAGAGACGGAACGGGCTGGACCATGTAGTAAGGCCTCAAGTACCAGGTTTGGGCTCGGACTCAGACTCGGGGCACTGGGGGGTCACAGGAGGGCTGTAGGCAGGGGAGGGATGGGATCTGGGGCTGTCTGTGAGATGAACCACAGGGTGTAAGGCCAGAAGCTGGGAGGCCAGGAAGGAGGCTGGCGGGGGGTGTCCAGGTAAGGTTCACTGAGGCCTGAGCcagggctgtggggtgggggggaactgGGCAAAGAGGGGGCAGGAGGGACAGGACTGGAACCTGATGTGATGagtgaaggggagggagggggcaagtCCTGGTCCCACAACAGGACGGACAGTGATGGAAACAGAGATGCTTCTGTCCCCTCCTCTGATGAGGCTGTGGGCTAGTAGGGGCAGAAATCTGGCTTCTTCCTGTCTCCTAACATGTCAGGCCAGGTACCACTTCTGGGTACCACAATGATAACCACTGGAGCCTATTCTGAGCATGGGGTTTCCTGGGTGAGAGGCGCCAGGCTGCCCTCTACATGTTAACTCACTTACTCTTCCCAATTCCAGGTACTGTCATtgatcccattttgcagatgaggaaactgaggtacacaAGGGCTAAATGACTTGCctgaaggtcacagagccaggaaGTAGTGGAGCTTGGATTCAAATGCAGGGCCCAAAGTGACAGCCTGTATATTACATTCCCTCACTCTTGAATAACCATCACTGATCACAACAGATGGGGTAGGAAGATGTCTCACACCTGCTAGACACACTTACCCACCTGGACAGGTAACTTGCTGAGTTTCTCTCCTCTCCATCCTGGGCTCTTCCCCTTGCTCCAGACGGGAGATCACATCGGGTTTGGCCCCAGGAAACCCTGCCCCTGGAAAAGACACAAGACTTGGCCATGGATGCCATGGTTACAGGGAGGCCTTAGGGCTGGGCCCCAGGCCCGGGGTCTACAGAGGAGATGCATACATTGGATGCCTAATGATTGGAAGATCTAATGGCCAACACTAAACTTGATTACTGAGTGCTTACTCCATTCCAGAGAGAGCCTGAACCCCGATGTCACTGTTTAAGCTTCCAGCTCTGTGTTCAAGTTGAATGCAAAATACATACCACATTTCGAAGACTTgacatagagaaaaaagaaaatgacctcATTAATAATTAATAGGCTATTATGATGTCAACATCGCCCACGTGATCATATTTTGGCTAGATTGGGTGCCACAAAACAGATAACTAAAATTCAtctcatctgatttttttttttttccaggcctgctgtctttgggcttcccaggtggttcagttgtaaagaatcttcctgccaatgcaggagatgtggattttgatctctgagtggggaagatccccggagaaggaaatggcacaccactccagtattcttgcctggataatcccatggacagaggagcctggtgggctatagtccatggagccgcagagtcagacatgatttagcaactaaacaacaaacaattcCTTTCTTCCTGCACTGGGGGGAAGTGTTCCCCTCACCAAATTATGCCCCCAGGGACCTCAGCACGTGACCTGATTTGGAACGAGGGGCTTTGCAGATATAACTAATTAAGATGAGGTCCTAATGGATTAGGGTGGACCCTAATTctaatgactggtgtccttataagaataGAGACACAAGGACACATTGGGAGGGAAAAAGGCcaggtgaagacagaggcagagattggggtAAAGCAGGTACAGGGCAAATGAAACAGATGTTTCATTCTATGaaacaaacagactcatagacatagagaacagatttgtggttgccaagggttggggggagggcaggagggaaggactgggagtttgggattagcagatgcaaactattatatatagaatggataaacaacaaggtcctacggtatagcacagggaactatattcaacatcctgtgacaagccaaaatggaaaagaatatgaaaaaggatatatatatatgtataactgagtcactttggtgcatagcagaaattaacattgtaaatcaactatattgcaataaaattttttaaaaaagaagcagaaggCAGGGGCACTGGCTGAAGGGTTGGTGGGACAGGCAGAAGACTCGGCACCTGGGTATGCTGGAGATTCTGGCAGAAGCCGTTGGAGAGGCAGATGCATGGGCCACCCAGCAGGGGCCCgggagaggagcagagaggacCCCAGTGAATGAATGCCCACAGTGAAGCAGTGGGTGGGCACAGAGGCCatgagaggagggcagggggcagagacTCACCCAGAGAGAGAAGGTTCTGgtagttctccagcatcacatcccGATACAGCTCCCTCTGGCCAGGCCCCAGGCGGCCCCACTCCTCCGGGGTGAAGTCCACGGCCACGTCCTTGAAGGTCACTGATTCCTGCAAGGGCCAATATTACATCACAGAAGGGCATGTCTTTCTAGAATCCTGGGGTGGGACAAGTCATGGGTCAAAAGCCTACCACTTGCTCTCTGGCCTGAAACATTCTGACTCGGCGATTAGGGTGGCAAAAAcccgaacgaactttttggccaaccgtATAGAACACAGTCCCCCATCTTTACCGCCATCTGGTGGAAAGTTGTTATACTACACCAGTTATTTCTAGCATATGACAGTCGACTGCCATCTGCGTGTAAATTGCTATAATAAATATACCGATGTATGAGGGAGGATATGCAAATCACGCCATTGAGATGAGGTACCCTTGTGCAGTGCGTAACCTACACACCTGACAACCCTGAGAAACACTTAAAAAACTACCCAGTCATTGTGTGCCAGAGCTATTCCTAAGTCACACTCCAGCCTAGACTCCTACGCGACCCCAACCCCCACTCCTGACTCCAAGAATAAGGCTCGGGGGTGAAGCAAAGCCATCACTACCCACTTTACCTGGTAACCAAAAGGCTGCTGAGCATTAGAGGATTGATTCTTAGACCTCATCTAACACCCCACCCAGTTCAGAGCATACTGCGGCCCACCCCGCACCTCCCAGTTTCAGAGAAATCCTATCATTGTATCTCTCCCAGTACTGAGAGAGGCAGAAGGTCTTGAGGGCACacacagaggcagggaggcccTCTAGGGCCCACAAAGTTATCTCCGGGAAGAGGGAGCCCAGACTCACCTGGCCCTTGCTTGTCAGGGTCCTGATGGCCATTGCAGGGTCCCAGGAATGCATCCCCCAAAGAAAGGACCAGACCTGAGTCCACAAAGCTACTAGAGGGAGACAGAGCAGAGAGGGCATCAGTTCTGGCTTGGACAGACACTCTGCCAAAGACGTCTCATGACAAAGGGGCCCCTGGTCTCCTA of the Cervus canadensis isolate Bull #8, Minnesota chromosome 18, ASM1932006v1, whole genome shotgun sequence genome contains:
- the LOC122420143 gene encoding zinc finger protein 345-like, which encodes MLRFPRKECVPVLHLAVALWTQVWSFLWGMHSWDPAMAIRTLTSKGQESVTFKDVAVDFTPEEWGRLGPGQRELYRDVMLENYQNLLSLGAGFPGAKPDVISRLEQGEEPRMERRETQQVTCPDLETSSATNQEMLPKKSISEEVASPVAKMEGILRAVLGDAKLGESWTCGCQLEDQGKQERCLRWLFATPKEDTHEKRGLDCNELRRSFKRTSAFIRKQRVLGGERPQKWTGSRKSLKCQRTFVEKKSFNCTECGKAFIYHSDYIIHQRIHTGEKPYKCNDCGKAFSNSSYFIQHHIIHTGEKPYACNECGKTFTQSSSLTEHQRIHTGEKPYKCKQCGKAFTQSSSLIKHQRCHTREKPYKCHQCGKFYSQVSHLTRHQKIHTGEKPYKCDECGKAFCHTSSLTQHQTIHTGEKPYKCNECGKTFSHSSSLTQHQRVHTGEKPYECPECGKAFSHSSSLIQHQRIHTGEKPYECHDCGKAYTQISHLMRHQSIHIGEKPYVCNDCGKAFGHTSSFIQHQTIHTGEKPYKCNKCGKTFSQNSSLTRHQRIHTGEKPYECKVCSKAYTQISHLIQHQRTHTGEKPYECCECGKAFSRSTHLIEHQKIHTGKKLYKCKECGKTFSHSSSLTQHQRIHTGEKPYACKQCGKAFNQSIHLIQHQRIHTGEKPYKCKNCGKTYTQISHLIQHQKVHRGGKHSACNKCGEDFNWGPHLAEHQRLHTMHGGYVCRDFEKAISWSTQLADQRTHAD